A stretch of Ornithodoros turicata isolate Travis unplaced genomic scaffold, ASM3712646v1 ctg00000829.1, whole genome shotgun sequence DNA encodes these proteins:
- the LOC135375141 gene encoding small ribosomal subunit protein RACK1-like has protein sequence MTEQLHLRGTLRGHNGWVNQIATNPKFPDMVLSASRDKTLIMWKLTRDDTNYGIPKKRLRGHGHFVTDVVMSSDGQYALSCSWDKTLRLWDLTVGRTTRRFEDHQKDVLSVAFSADNRQIVSGSRDKTIKLWNTLAQCKYTIVEDGHKDWVSCVRFSPNNNNPIIVSCGWDRVVKVWNLTNCKLKTDHNGHRGYLNTVTVSPDGSLCASGGKDCKAMLWDLNEGKHLYTLDHQDIINALCFSPNRYWLCVATGSTIRIWDLEGKNLVDELKPEVITTSAKAEPPQCISMAWSADGQTLFAGYTDNVVRVWQVSIGTTR, from the exons ATGACGGAGCAGTTGCATCTGCGAGGCACCCTTCGTGGCCACAATGGTTGGGTTAACCAGATTGCCACAAATCCCAAGTTTCCAGACATGGTTCTTTCGGCCTCTCGGG ACAAGACTCTCATCATGTGGAAGTTGACCCGGGATGACACAAACTACGGAATCCCCAAAAAACGCCTTCGTGGCCACGGCCACTTCGTCACCGACGTAGTTATGTCCTCGGACGGCCAGTACGCCTTGTCCTGCTCCTGGGACAAGACACTACGTTTGTGGGACCTTACTGT GGGCCGCACAACGCGTCGGTTTGAGGACCACCAGAAGGATGTTCTGAGTGTGGCCTTCTCCGCTGACAACCGCCAGATTGTGTCTGGTTCTCGGGACAAGACCATCAAGCTGTGGAACACGCTGGCGCAGTGCAAGTATACCATTGTG GAAGATGGCCACAAGGACTGGGTTTCGTGTGTGCGATTCtctccaaacaacaacaacccaATCATTGTGTCGTGTGGCTGGGATCGTGTGGTGAAGGTGTGGAACCTCACCAACTGCAAGCTCAAGACGGACCACAACGGACATCGCGGATACCTTAACACCGTGACGGTGTCTCCCGACGGATCCCTGTGCGCTTCCGGAGGAAAG GATTGCAAGGCAATGCTGTGGGATTTGAATGAGGGCAAGCACTTGTACACCCTGGATCACCAGGACATCATCAATGCTCTGTGTTTCAGTCCCAACCGCTACTGGCTGTGTGTGGCCACTGGGTCCACCATTCGTATTTGG GACTTGGAAGGCAAGAACCTTGTGGATGAGCTGAAGCCCGAGGTGATCACTACAAGTGCCAAGGCCGAACCGCCTCAGTGTATCTCGATGGCTTGGTCAGCCGATGGACAGACACTGTTTGCAGGCTACACCGACAACGTTGTGCGCGTCTGGCAAGTCTCCATCGGTACTACGCGCTGA
- the LOC135375138 gene encoding serine/threonine-protein phosphatase 2A catalytic subunit beta isoform, producing MSIEDKAALKELDAWIEQLNECKQLTENQVKTLCDKAKEILAKESNVQEVKCPVTVCGDVHGQFHDLMELFRIGGKSPDTNYLFMGDYVDRGYYSVETVSLLVALKVRYRERITILRGNHESRQITQVYGFYDECLRKYGNANVWKYFTDLFDYLPLTALVDGQIFCLHGGLSPSIDTLDHIRALDRLQEVPHEGPMCDLLWSDPDDRGGWGISPRGAGYTFGQDISETFNHSNGLTLVARAHQLVMEGYNWCHDRNVVTIFSAPNYCYRCGNQAAIMELDDALKYSFLQFDPAPRRGEPHVTRRTPDYFL from the exons ATGTCTATAGAAGATAAGGCTGCTTTAAAGGAACTAGACGCTTGGATTGAACAACTCAATGAATGCAAACAGTTGACAGAAAATCAAGTGAAGACACTATGTGACAAG gcaAAGGAGATCCTAGCAAAAGAGAGTAATGTCCAAGAGGTGAAATGCCCCGTCACAGTCTGCGGGGATGTGCACGGGCAGTTCCACGATCTCATGGAACTGTTCCGCATCGGAGGAAAGTCGCCCGACACCAACTACCTCTTTATGGGGGACTACGTCGATCGAGGTTACTACTCTGTGGAGACTGTCTCACTCCTTGTGGCACTTAAG GTACGGTACCGGGAACGGATCACAATCCTGCGAGGTAACCACGAGAGCCGGCAGATCACGCAAGTGTACGGCTTCTATGACGAGTGCCTTCGCAAGTACGGCAACGCAAACGTATGGAAGTACTTCACGGACCTGTTCGACTATCTTCCGTTGACGGCCTTGGTTGATGGCCAGATCTTCTGCTTGCACGGTGGGCTGTCCCCATCCATCGACACGCTGGACCACATCCGTGCCCTGGATCGCTTGCAGGAAGTGCCTCACGAG GGACCAATGTGCGACCTTCTCTGGTCTGACCCTGATGACCGTGGTGGCTGGGGCATTTCTCCTCGTGGAGCAGGCTACACCTTTGGCCAAGACATCTCGGAAACTTTCAACCACAGCAACGGGCTCACGCTGGTAGCAAGGGCGCACCAGCTTGTCATGGAG GGTTACAACTGGTGCCATGACCGCAACGTAGTAACCATCTTCAGTGCTCCCAACTACTGCTATCGATGTGGCAATCAAGCAGCCATCATGGAGCTCGACGATGCTCTCAAGTACTCTTT CCTGCAGTTCGACCCAGCTCCAAGAAGAGGAGAGCCGCATGTCACAAGGCGAACACCGGACTACTTCCTCTAA
- the LOC135375125 gene encoding solute carrier family 25 member 16-like, whose amino-acid sequence MTDKAELRSPNFLLKSFFAGGVAGMCAKTTVAPLDRIKILLQGHNYHYKHYGVFSGLKGIVQKENFLGLYKGNGAQMVRIFPYAAVQFVSFETFKRIIRSTFGTNSHGGKFVAGSCAGVTAAVTTYPLDMVRARLAFQVNGEHVYSGIIHTVTSIVRTEGGVRALYKGLSPTVLGMVPYAGLSFYVFERLKAVCLEYFPNVCGRPYPGNTGNIVLIVPAKLLCGGLAGAIAQTVSYPLDVARRQMQLSMMYPERNKFSKGLFSTLVLTFQEHGISRGLYRGMTVNYLRAIPMVAVSFSTYEVTKQLLGLDTGLDS is encoded by the exons ATGACAGACAAGGCAGAATTGCGGTCACCAAATTTCTTACTCAAGTCCTTCTTCGCCGGTG GTGTGGCTGGCATGTGTGCAAAAACAACCGTCGCCCCGCTGGACAGAATCAAAATTCTCCTCCAGGGTCATAACTACCACTACAAACATTATG gtGTGTTTTCAGGACTGAAGGGAATAGTTCAAAAAGAAAACTTCCTCGGCTTATACAAGGGTAATGGTGCACAGATGGTACGGATATTTCCCTATGCGGCCGTCCAGTTTGTGTCCTTTGAGACCTTCAAGCGG ATAATCCGTAGCACATTTGGAACCAACTCGCACGGCGGTAAATTTGTGGCAGGGTCTTGCGCAG GGGTGACTGCAGCTGTAACCACCTACCCACTCGACATGGTCAGAGCCAGACTGGCTTTCCAGGTCAACGGGGAGCACGTCTACTCAGGCATCATTCACACCGTTACATCTATCGTGCGAACG GAAGGAGGAGTAAGAGCTCTCTACAAGGGGCTTTCTCCGACGGTGCTTGGAATGGTCCCATACGCTG GGCTGTCGTTCTACGTGTTTGAACGTCTGAAGGCAGTTTGCCTCGAGTACTTCCCGAACGTGTGTGGCCGACCCTATCCTGGCAACACTGGCAACATCGTGCTGATCGTACCAGCCAAGCTTCTGTGCGGAGGCCTCGCAGGAGCTATCGCACAAACCGTTTC GTACCCCTTGGACGTAGCGAGGCGACAGATGCAGCTCAGCATGATGTACCCGGAGCGCAATAAGTTCAG CAAGGGCTTGTTCAGCACTCTGGTGCTGACATTCCAAGAGCACGGAATCTCACGAGGCCTCTACCGCGGCATGACCGTCAACTACCTCAGGGCCATCCCAATGGTGGCCGTCTCCTTCTCAACGTACGAGGTCACAAAACAGCTCCTCGGCCTCGACACGGGTCTAGACTCCTGA